CTAGTGTAATtataaattaacaattttttCCTCAACAAATGTTCGGTATTTGGCTCCATCCATATTGTCCTCAATCCTGGACAATTTCCCAGTGGCTCGTAAAGCATCAATACATCACAATGTTACCACAATGCTTCAGCATTGCTGTGATGTTCTCAGGGTGGGATGTATCACAAAATTTTGGAGATATCAGaccaaagattttttttacacatttgctGTGTCACCCATTTCCCTTTTAGGAAACTATAATttgatgtggttttttttttcaacgaaTGACTTTCTTCTAGCCCCAAATTCATGAAGTCCAGCTTTGTGGAGCATTTGAGTTATAGTTATCCCATGGACCTATTTTGCACTAAATCAAAAAGGCAAGAGCCTAGGGCAGCTGGTTAGAGGGGTCTACAGGATTCTAtgatttttaataaaaacatgctTTAATTTAGCAGTGGCTTCTGCTAATCTGCCACACATTATCGCTTTAAAAAAGCCAGGGAAATTGGTAAACGCTGAGGGAGATAGCCTCACACCATGGTGCATTTATTTTGAGATCCTGTGAGGCTTTAAAGGAACACGTCGGGCTTGCCGTAGCGTTTATGGTGTCAGGAGGGCCCTAGAACAGTTTGATTTCTTATCTGGGGAACCACTCTCTGAATTAAGCTACGATTCTGAGAGTGATCAgttgacactcttagccaatgagctggcTCTGCAGAGggagctcaggagagctaatggaagctcttaGCTGTACCTACTGGCGGTCCTGAAGTCTAAGTTGAGGTGGGAGCAACGCCTGGCACGCTGTGTAGACggtagtgcttggagtgttaattTAGGTGGACACCATTCAACTAATCACCGAATGTTAGTGATAAATAGGACGCAGTTTTTTTTAGCCCAAAACTTTTTCAAATCTCATAGTTAGGTGGAAACATTGACATTTATTTGGAAAATCTGCTTTCTTAGCAATAAAGCAGTGAAGTAAGGGATTACAAAACCTCTGAGGGTGATTTCTCTTTGGATTGTATATTTGTGGCCAGATATAAGTAGTGCCATtgcaaagttatagggttaacaTTCTTGGGCAGGGAGCTCTACTCCTATTGTATCTATACGCATACACAACATATTATATTGAATTTAATATTAGATACTCCATACTCAGATTGCATTTGTTGAGCATACCATGTGGTATTATAACTAGATATGCAATATTTATAATGTAAATCTAAGCTCTATTTATACTCCCTTTCTTGATGAAGAATAAGACAAACAATTTGATACACTAGTGTTATATAAAAAtcttttattacaaaaataaatctatagATAAAATCAAGTGGTTTTAGttgatattaaataaataaggataaaaatatacaatttacatACATCATAAtttaagaaaatagaaaaatacagTACCCAAGATAAATATGAACAATACGAATAACAGTTCAGTGCAAATATAGAAAATATTGACATGCAATAGTATTTTACCATATGTCATACCAAATTCAACAGAAGGAAACTTGGACTGTTAATACAGGTTACCTGGTTCACAATATAGGTATTTAACCTTcaagttaaataaataataaataaatcattcaCTAGTCACATGGTTGGATGTCAGATTGCACacagtatttatatataaaaaaaaaatcatattgcaATACAATTAGTGTTCTTCATTTTCATATAtttgggtaaaaaaaataaaatcaagcataaaaaagtgctttaaactgcagatataaaaattataaaaaaagagcATATCAGTTTTTCATTTTCTAATGGTTTCTTTTACAGGAAATACTAATTTATTTTGTGTGACTATGCTGCATAAATGGACAGATCAACAGCTTAGCAGCTAAAGGGTGCTGTTTTGAACAAAAAGGCTCTTACAGTTTGTAAAATATCCAttgattgggcagactagatgggccgaatggttcttatctgcagtcacattctatgtttctatgtttccagtGTTGTGATACAACTGTTGAGGGTAAAAAGGAGTTTATAccaattgaaattttttttttacaaatgtaaaattaattattGGGTGTTTCACTGAAGTCTGAAAATGCGGAGCACTAATCGTTAAACATAATAAAAGAGCAGACTTTTCACTGTTGAGGCAGTCACAGGGTTTAACCCACTTGTCAAATCACAGGATCAGAGATCAGCTACAAAATTAAAAGAGGTTCATACTTCTTACCCAACGTGACCTGAAATCTCTTAAAACGTTTTTTTTCCACTAACTACATGTAATAAAGAAATCCAACGTCACCGTCATGATCATAAGTTGCAGAAACGGACGTGTGCTCTCTTTACCGATGTGTTGTAATGAAATCATTAATGAAAATAACAAGAATTGTAGATAAAGAATCATGGCATGACATTGATTGGAGTCTAGTTTCTTAATGGTGTAAAAAGGTGCTTAgaaataaatatcaataattaTGACCTGTTTATTCCTGCCAGTATCTGACTATGAAACATATTAAAACCTAAAtcattttcatattttaactTCAAGTAAGGACTCTTGTTTAACGCGTAATCTACCTCCACCTCTGCAAAGAGTTGTATTCATATCTCCACTAAACCTCTGAAACGTTTTGAAGATTTCTCAAGGAAACTTTACGAGCCATACATTTGGTTTTAATTTAAATCTCCTTTCTCTATTTTCGTAATTCTACTAATAGATTTCTGAGTTTCCTCTCACAATGCTTGTAGATCCATGTATACTAGAAAAGCATGTTTGTTTGAGTCCTTAAAGAACAAAAATCACTTTATGATGTCTCATAAGGCCTGTAGCACCTTCTTTATTTCGTACATCGCACCTTCTTTATTTCGTGCATCTTGTGTTGTGTTTATGGATGGACGTAGAAAATAACGTCTGGTCATTCTCTTTGGATTCTCTCCATGTTGAGCTATATGAAGTGTTTTCGAAAAGGTCATTTCACATCACATTAATCCACAGtggaaagttccagttttgttttgtttttgtttttttaaatttgtccaCCAAGGAATGGGCAATATTGCAGTAAACATGTCTCAAATTGACACTGGTCCGATGTAGTGGTTCGAATAGCAGCAGCAACTAAACAGAATGCGGAAGATCACTGGCCACATTCATCAAGATGTTCCAGAAAGCTAACACCAAATCTGTCCTGAAAAACCCTTAAACAGACAGGACATTGTAGTTCATCCTGCCCTCTCCTCTCGGGAGCTGGATTCCGCTGAAGGTCTGCATGTTCTATTTTCCTTCGACCCTCCGCAGGTTCAGTGCTGCCTCGACATAGGGCGTCTGTCACATTTTTCGGGTTGTACAATTTGTTTTTGCCAACTCCAAGAGTCTGTGAATTTCCACCTGGTCCTCTCTCATCCTAAATCAAGAGAAAAAATAACATACATTTAGAAATATGTTAAGGAAAGAATTATTATTGTACATTACATCTTCATTTCTAAGTAACTGCCACATTCTCTATATTTCTCCCgcaatatatgaaaaacaagcaGGGAAGGGAATCATATCTCCCAATGGCTGCAAGTATTTTGGTCAACCAGACACTCTTACTTTGGTCAACCAACACTGTCAGATATTCATATTTAGTTGCTCTAAGCGTAGAGTTTATTTTCCACTGTAGTCTAGAATGTGTTGTGATTTTGGACTGATGTCCTTTTGTAATGAATGTTTCCATTCCCGAGTTCCTTACCTGTCTCTTTGCCTGTTGCTGCAAACAGGAGATCTCTTCACACAGTTCCTGAATTCTGCCCTGCGCCCTCTCCCGATCCGCTCTCTCGGAAGTGAAATCGTCTTTGTAGACAAGCAGCTGCCAGAAAAAGAAACAGATTCTGGATTAGTTACTGGGGTTAAATGGATGTTTATCAACCTTCACTGAAGAATTTAATAAAACTTAACTCTTTACCTAAATGGCATGAATTCTAGCTATAACGCCATGAAAAAACAGGCTGACGGGAGTACAATTAACAAGTACCACTTATTGTCTGCTTGGCtttaaccccctttttttttttataaaggaaattatatatacatatttaaaccaATTCATTAGAATTACAAATGGTAATTAATTCAATCTGGAAAATGACTAAACCCATTGTTAGGGGAGTCAACCTGTATTGTCAGATCTGATGTTGATCTACATTCCCCATAATCCTCAGTAAGTCAGTAGTTCAGCGAAAGTTAGGTAGCACATGGTCAGCTTTGCCTCCACCAGAGAGATGAATAATTACCTGTTGCTCCAACATCTGTATATGTTCCCCATCAGTAATCCTAGCTTTGGCCGATTCCTCTGCTTCTTTTTGGAGTTTCTGGTGCTCGTTCATCTTCTCCTCTAATAACCTATTCAGCCGTAAAATCTCTTTCTGCATAAGTTCTGCGTGCAACTGCACAGTGTGAGGTCCTTTTGGATGTTCAGAGCGAGCTTTCATTTCCTTTAGCTGCAGGTGAAGTCCTTTTACATACTCTTCCCTACTGGAATCATATTTTTGCCATTTTGCATTTAAGTCTTCCACCTAAAAGGagagaaaatgaaaataatttaaaaaattttttttaaaaatttacatttgtaCAAAGAGCGATCCTTAAAATCTACAGTCAGCGAGTCTTCTACATTGTATCTATATCTCAAATGGACCCTACACTCCAAAATGTTTACACTGGTATATCGCTCTATATAGTATAAGTATATCAAAGTGTCTACGTTCTAAAGTATTGCTATCAAAATAACAAGTAGTTTAacattgttttttgctgttgttattttttttttttttttaaataatgtttgatTTTATAAAACCCACCAATCCTtgttaaatgtttaaatgtcctAGCGGCACACATGGTGGTGTACTCTGTGTGCTACTcacaaggtaataaaaaaaaaaaagggatcttGAATTTTGTCATAAGTGATGAGATAGTACGAGAAAGCGGTTCCTGTACCAGCTGAGAACAGGACAGAACCTACTCTAGGGGATATTAACTCACCCATATTACAGGaaaaaaagtaagaaagaggaagcgTATTACAGCAATATTTGCATTAACTTACATGAACGACTTTCTGTTTTAATAATCGGATTTCTTCCTGGAGTTTCTCGTTAGACGGTTCATTGCCATTGTTCTGGGAAAGCAGAAAATAATGTTATAGCAAAGAAATGGTATGGGATTTTCCTTATAAACAAACATTTACATTTCTGTAGTTAGCTTatcaatttagaatgtgtcaataACCTGACATATGGTTCCTGGCACCTAAAACAGcaacgcaacacacacacacttattgacCTAAAAACAACATTCCTCTGAATTCTACAATTGAGTTGGTTACATGTTATGGACAATTGTGTGCAATGTGTCATAAATCAATTCCTAGTGTAAAGGTATATGCTAGAAGCTATGGGATGCTCTATGCTCTCTGTGTCTTTCGAAATACCATATTTACAGTCTACACTGCTATGCTGTGGGTGtaacttttaaataaaacataagaaATAAACTCTAATAATTTGGGGGAAAACTTTTAAATCAATGCAATGGCTGGCAATCTGGCAACCACCATGTATAGATCAAATATTATTCCCTGTAAAGACATGTCAAGCCATGCTTATGCAATTCTCACATAACATATCCATCATTGATATCAACATTAAAATGATATCAAAACTTACTTCATTAACCAATTCCTCCACGTTCCGAATTTCTTTCCTCTGAGACTCTTCAAGGTATTTGACTAAATGTTGGCACATTTCCGCGGTGGCAGCGAGCTTGCGACGGAGCTGGTGGCTTTCATCAGACAGCGTTCGGCAAAGCACTTCACTAGTGACTTGCACCCGCTCCTTCTCGGCTAGTGATCTCTGAAGTCGGCATATCTCCATCTCCTTCTGGTGTGGAGGCCAGCTTGCGATCTGCATGTTTTGGTCTTTTTCGGACAGCAGTTGATTAAGCCTCTGAATCTCCTACGGAAAAAAACCCATATGCAATTATCAATTTATTGTTTTGCCAAATACTGACGTAGACACTAAAATGGCTTAAAGACACATTAGAGATTGACATTGATCAGTTTTTCTGTGCATCTGATCCTTAGGATGATACTATCACTGAGCAAATTACATACTTTCCTTGTCAACTGGTCAGATATGAACAGTGGCTTTTATCATCAAAACATTTCAAGCACAGAAAAGCAGGGCGTGCTTATCTTTGAGGTGTAACCCAATATTTTGTGACGCCTTGGTTACACCTCTTGCATTCAATATTATCATGTTAGCAGTGTATGCATGATAATATAGCAAGGAAACTTTATAAACGAGTAGCCAAACGAATTTAAAAATTTCTCCATTCAGGAATTAAATATCTTGCACATATAGTATGCAAATCTATAAAGTAAATCATCTCTACGAAAATatgatcatataaaaaaaaaatggaagttaGCGAATACTAAAAGAATTCAACAAGTTCTGGGTTTTACACTTTATGTGACAACTTTGGCTGCTGGTTTTGAGATTGAGTAAGAGGAGGTCTTTGCAAGCATGTTTTGTAATGTATATGCTTTATTTACACACAGTGGAGAAACAGGAAGGGGCGGCTCATCGAACGTAAGTTAATTGTTTACTAAAAAGGAAGCAGAACTGCGTACAATGCCACAACATGCATCACAAACAGAATTGGTGGCATCATACCTTTTGAAATAATAAACAAACTCCATCTTTAATCCCAGCTCACAGTTATGCAATGCTCACGTAAAAACCCTCAAACAAAAAGTTAAATCAGTGTTGGACCTGATACTATGGCATTGTCTGGGGGATTGCTCTTTGAACCTTATTTgtattcactaaaaaaaaaaaaaaaaaaaaaaagcttttcaaataattgccATTGCTCCTGGCTAATTGTTGTTGTCGGTATTGGCTTCTTAAAAGTTCCATTGACCTTACATGCCCTGCAAGTGTTTGTTTACATTTCAAAAAGGCAGGGTTCTAAAGAACTGCTGCTGCATTACAGATCACAGCACTCTCAGCCAGAACCGGTCTTAGAATGATGAGAGTTGTGGCAGGCTACAGTTTGCCATTCCCTAGGTAATGATGACCCAAAAGTCATAACACAAATTTCCCACGATGCTcaaaaatgtagtccagaaatagCTGGGTTGCGAAGGGTGTCCATCAGTAAAGTATAGTGGACTTAATGGGGTATTCATTAATGTGAGAATTCTAACTAAATTCACAGTGagcttcaaatttaaagtcaaaataggcaaactggaaaaattcttgaATTGGCATGAATTCACTAGGGAAATCCATAACTTAGGCTAAGATACCAATAATGGAAAAATATCTTCAAATCAGATATGCTCTCACCCCTCTAATATGTCCATAAATTAGCAATTCCCCAAATTTACAGTGTAATGAATAACCTCATGTAACTGCTTTTCTTTATGGGAATTTATATTCGTTTACAAAGCCCTTACAAAACTCTTCAGTGTGGAATGACGGGGACGGaggcaaaaaaaccaaaaaacattccaTATATGTAAAGGCTTATTGAAATGCGAATAATGTAGGAAATTCCCAAAAGCCTCAGGAGATTACAAACCTGAAATTGTAAGTAAAATTAAACCTGGGTTCAGCACAAAGTCAACTTCTGTTTTTAGacataaatggaaagaaaagcaAT
Above is a genomic segment from Pelobates fuscus isolate aPelFus1 chromosome 6, aPelFus1.pri, whole genome shotgun sequence containing:
- the TNIP2 gene encoding TNFAIP3-interacting protein 2 produces the protein MTSMNDGSTDPLLARFKLLEETVDKLHRENRALKSKLQSYNTLSTFYHEARQQMRNLNLQLAAKDTVIQRLKSNQNRPFGEEHQVDPSKSLLDNLMDQLSKLKAQLKDTEKNCEERVDSLNQEIQRLNQLLSEKDQNMQIASWPPHQKEMEICRLQRSLAEKERVQVTSEVLCRTLSDESHQLRRKLAATAEMCQHLVKYLEESQRKEIRNVEELVNENNGNEPSNEKLQEEIRLLKQKVVHVEDLNAKWQKYDSSREEYVKGLHLQLKEMKARSEHPKGPHTVQLHAELMQKEILRLNRLLEEKMNEHQKLQKEAEESAKARITDGEHIQMLEQQLLVYKDDFTSERADRERAQGRIQELCEEISCLQQQAKRQDERGPGGNSQTLGVGKNKLYNPKNVTDALCRGSTEPAEGRRKIEHADLQRNPAPERRGQDELQCPVCLRVFQDRFGVSFLEHLDECGQ